From a single Oreochromis niloticus isolate F11D_XX linkage group LG3, O_niloticus_UMD_NMBU, whole genome shotgun sequence genomic region:
- the LOC106098670 gene encoding E3 ubiquitin/ISG15 ligase TRIM25 — MAQKGVQLDQETFSCSICLDLLKDLVTTACGHSYCRNCIKSFWDEEDRKGIHSCPQCRKTFTPRPVLDKNTMLADLVEQLKKTGLQAAPADHCYAGPEDVACDVCTGRKLKAIKSCLVCLISYCEKHLQPHYDVVQFKKHKLVAPSKKLQENICSRHDEVMKIFCRTDQQSICYLCTVDEHKGHETVPAAAERTEKQKELEVRRLNIQQRIQEREKDVKLLQQEVEAINGSADKAVEDSEKMFTELIRLIQKRSSDVKQQVRSQQETEVSRVKELQEKLEQEIAELKRKDGELEQLSHTEDHNQFLHNYPSLSALKNLIYRWDHEGRGETWREFHGLGLTVPEGEGELFPDEVEEQRCRQEGRRVSFQTYSGKLRGRAAAASRSVSVMHLVKSTENFTCSSTFVERSSWFVETAARDGGTQEQGENDLQDPAAHHPHLMCLWIICSQCDTDLLSGRGEPQHHTGVDVHHQT; from the exons ATGGCGCAGAAAGGAGTTCAGCTGGACCAAGAAACCTTCTCTTGTTCCatctgtttggatctactgaaggatcTGGTGACTACAgcctgtggacacagctactgcaggaactgtattaaaagtttctgggatgaagaggacaggaagggaatccacagctgccctcagtgcaggaagactttcacaccgaggcctgtcctggacaaaaacaccatgttagcagatttagtggagcagctgaagaagactggactccaagctgctccagctgatcactgctatgctggacctgaagatgtggcctgtgatgtctgcactgggaggaagctgaaagccatcaagtcctgtttagtctgtttaatttcttactgtgagaaacacctcCAACCTCACTATGATGTAGTTCAGtttaagaaacacaagctggtggccccctccaagaagctccaggagaacatctgctctcgtcatgatgaggtgatgaagattttctgtcgtactgatcagcagagtatctgttatctctgcacagtggatgaacataaaggccatgaaacagtcccagctgcagcagaaaggactgagaagcagaaggagcTCGAGGTGAGACGactaaacatccagcagagaatccaggagcgagagaaagatgtgaagctgcttcaacaggaggtggaggccatcaatggctctgctgataaagcagtggaggacagtgagaagatgttcactgagctgatccgtctcatccagaaaagaagctctgatgtgaagcagcaggtcagatcccagcaggaaactgaagtgagtcgagtcaaagagcttcaggagaagctggagcaggagatcgctgagctgaagaggaaagacggcgagctggagcagctctcacacacagaggatcacaaccagtttctacacaactacccctcactgtcagcactca AAAACTTAATTTATCGCTGGGATCACGAAGGTCGAGGCGAGACATGGAGGGAATTCCACGGATTGGGACTCACTGTACCAGAGGGAGAAGGTGAGTTATTTCCAGATGAGGTTGAAG AGCAGAGGTGCAGACAGGAGGGCAGGCGGGTGAGTTTTCAGACTTACTCCGGGAagctgagaggaagagcagCGGCAGCGAGCAG GTCAGTGAGTGTAATGCACCTGGTAAAGTCAACAGAAAACTTCACATGTTCTTCCACGTTCGTAGAAAGGAGCTCATGGTTCGTAGAGACAGCTGCCAGAGACGGAGGAACGCAAGAACAG GGAGAAAATGATCTGCAGGATcctgctgctcatcatcctcacctcatgtgtctctg gaTCATTTGTAGTCAATGTGACACAGACCTCCTATCAGGCAGAGGAGaaccacaacatcacactggagtGGACGTTCACCACCAAACCTGA